Within Ipomoea triloba cultivar NCNSP0323 chromosome 9, ASM357664v1, the genomic segment TCTCTTGGTTCGAACACATCCCTAACGCAGTCAGTGTCCCATGCAACCTCATTCAAGCGAAACAAAGAATGTACTAGAGCTTGTGCAATAGACTCATGTAGTGCCGATGAGACTTTAGGATTATGTTCATCCGGTAACCAAGGATCACAACCTATCGTAGTAGAACACCCATCACCTATACACCTTCGGCTGCCCTCCTTCAGTAAATTTTGGACCTCCATCATACCTCTCCAAATGTAGGAGGGGTTACTACCTAAAAGAGCAGTGAAGTAGGAGGACCTCGGCTAGTATCTAGCTTTGTAAACACGTGCCATCAACGAGTCTGGATTTGTCACTAACCGCCAAGCTTGCTTGCTCAATAGGGCTAGGTTCATCTCGTGGAGTTTACGAAAGCCCATACCGCCACTTGTTTTTGGCGTACACAAACCCGACCAACTCCTCCAACGAATCCCTCTCCCATTACCAATTGTGCCAGTCCACCAAAACTCATTCATCACAGTTTCCATTTCCCTGCAGAGACTCAAAGGTAACAAGAAGACCATCATGGCATAAGAGGGAAGAGCTTGAATCACATTCTTTAAAAGAACTTCTCTACCGGCGCGTGACAAGAATTTTGCATTCCAACTGCGGACCCTATTGAGAATCTTCCCTTTTAGGAAGCCTAGGATCTCCCTTTTGCGTCTGCCAATTAACGAGGGAAGACCCAAATACTTGTCTGAAGTATCCCCTTCACGAACCCCTAGCACCTCAACCACCTCATCTCGGACTTGCTGGTTAACATTAGAACTGAAACAGACCATAGACTTATCATAATTAATTTGTTGACCAGAGGCTTTCGAAAAGGTGTCCAGGACTTGTTTCATCAGTGTGCTCTCATTAGTATTCGATCGAAAAAATAGGAAACAGTCATCAGCAAACAATAAGTGTGAGATTGGTGGTGCTCCTCGAGCAACACAAGCCCCGTGCAATGCCCCTTGCCTCATATGTTTCTCAATTAAACCACTCAGGCCCTCAGCAACAAATAAGAAAAGGTAAGGTGATAATGGATCACCTTGCCGAAGGCCTCTTCCCGGGATTATTGGGCCAAACTTACGTTGCTCATGCAGAACATGATATTTAACCGAGGATACCGTTTCCATCATCAGCTCTACCCACTTCTCATCAAAACCGATCCTTAACATCACAGCTTTTAGAAATTGCCACTCAACCCGGTCATATGCCTTGCTCATGTCAACTTTCAAAGCAACAACTCCTTCTTTGCCTTGAGTCTTACGTTTCAAAAAATGGTGAGCCTCATATGCCAACATGATGTTATCCGTAATCAACCTGCTCGGGATAAACGCGCTCTGTGCTTGAGAGATAAGACCATTCAACACTGTTTTCATCCTATTAGCACACACTTTCGCTACTACTTTATACAGCACATTGCATAAAGCTATCGGCCGGAGATCTTTCATTGAATCAGGATTAGGCTTTTTCGGGATGAGTACTATGAAAGTATCATTTGCCTTTGATGGCAGCTTAGCAGTGTGTACAAAGTTTCTACAGAACATCGTCACATTGCTCCCTACAATGTCCCAAAAATGCTGAAAAAAGCTAGGCCCCAAGCCATCAGGGCCCGGAGACTTATCCGGGTGCATTTGGAGGACAGCACGATGCACCTCCTCCGCACTCACGGGTTGTAATAATCTAGCATTATTTCCCGGCACCAATCGCGAGCATATACTGTCCAGGACTTCATCCATATCACACTGTGAGGCCGTAAACAAGTTTGTAAAATAATTTAGCATTACCTCACCCATTGCCTCAGGAGTATCAACCACACTGCCATCTTCAGCCCTTAAATGTTTAATCCGGTTTCGTCGTCCTCTAGACTTTACACTATTATGGAAGTATTTGGTGTTGAGATCCCCATCCCTATACCAATACTCCTTAGCCCTCTGCTTCCAATAAACATGCTGCTAATTGAGCAAATATAGGAACTCATTCTCCGTGTTAGTATACTCATTGAATCCCAAGTCGTCACGACGCATACGGAGTTGTTCGAGCCGACTTTTACACACATCAATCTTCCGCTGGAAATCTTTGTTGTAGTTTCGCCCCCACTTTCCCAGGGCAACACCGCATGCATCAATGCGGTCCAGTACATCCTGGCCCATAGTCCTAGTCCAACTGGTGGTTATTATTTCTCTGCATTTGTCTTCACGTAGCCATGCATTGTCGAAACAAAACCGGCGGTGTCGAGTACCATTTGTCACCACCACCGGAGTGAGAACCAGTGGTAAGTGATCACTGTATGGGCAAGTTAAAGAACAAGCCCCTGCCCCTTCAAATAACGCCAGCCATGAATCTGTAGTCAGTATGCGATCTAATTTTTCCTCAACCATGTCCGGAGTGCCACGAGAGCGTTCCCAGGTAAACTGATTTCCTTCAAACGCGAAGTCCTGCAAACTTGTGTCCGCCACAGCCTCATTGAAACCAGTAATTAACCAATTGGGATGGGGATGACGCCCTCTCTTTTCAGTTTGGTGGAGTATATCATTGTAGTCCCCCATTATTACCCACGACAATGTGCTCAACCCAGACAACGTACGCAAAAACTGCCATGAAGCTCTTCTTCTTGCTCTTTCTGGAAAACCATAAAAGCCAGTAAATCTCCACTTCGGGCTTCCAACATCAAGAATCACAACTGTGTCGATATGGTTGTCCGAGAATCCCGTTATTTTGACCTCCACTGAGTCATTCCAGAACAAAACAAGACCACCCTTATGTCCACACGCATCTACTACGAACATATTCTGATACCCTAACTACACCCGTATCGGTTCCAATTTCTGCGTTACCATAAAcatttccattaaaaaaaaaattctcggCCTCTTTGCGCGGATAATATCCGCTAACACTCGAATTTTTGTTGGGTTGCCAAGCCCCTGACAATTCCACGTTAGGAGACTCATAATTCTAGGCGAGCCTGCTGAGCAGAGCTCGCACCATCCCCATTTTTTGGAACCTCAATTTCAATATCCATCTCAGACATGCTCGCACCAGTAAGTGGTGTCTCAGTATCCACCCTCTTACGCTTCTGCTCCGCCACCACAAACTCAGTGATATCCCCCTCGTCAGCATCATGTGTTGTAGGAACAACGTTAGTTAAGGGATGTATTACCTGTGGCACTTTTCCCTTATCGGGTGCCGTAACGCTGGTACTGGCACCTACTTGAACTGCTGCCAACATGAACACAGAATCTGCCCCCGGTGCCGTCCAAGTTTTCTTTTCAACATTCGATTCCGGGGCAACAAATCGATTAACAGCAAGAGGAGCCGTTCTTCGAGACCCCGCTCGCATATAAGCCCCAAACGGCTTCTCAATATTGGGATCAATACCATGTAGAGCCCTTACATAGTATTTATCACCATGACCGATTATCCCGCATAAAAAGCAAAATGTGGGGAGTCTTTCAAACCGAAAATCCACGACTGCCCAAGTACCACTGTCCCTCTTCATCTTCATATGTTTTTTAAGCAGCTTCGAGACATCTATCAGTACCCGGACTCGGTAATATGTGCCCATGGAACCGTCAAAGTTCCTATCGTCTGATCGTACCCACTCACCCAGAAAGGTGCCAATCGCTTTGACTACTACCTCAGATCGAAAACCAACTGGGAGGGAATGGATCTGAACCCAAAACTCGACATGCTGAAGTTGTACCGTTTCCGGATCATCCCCAGGGAGTAGCCTGCGCATAACCAACAAACTCTGCTCATACGTCCATGGTCCTTCGTTCATCACACGATTCAGATCGCCCTCATGGTAGAACCTTATCAAGTACCGTTTTGTTGGGAGTTGTCGCATAGTGACTCCCATTGTTGGACGCCATACAGTCGCCATCGTATCCTGGAAGAACGGGAACTTAATGTTCCTATCAGTGATCAGACGACCAACTGCATAATAGCCCACATCATCATCGCTGTCGCCAACCGTAACATTTGGAACATGCATGGACATGTCCTCATCATCCACATCCGCTAACGTTAGGTCTGCGCATAACGTTTCTATGTCGGACGTCTCCATTGAACAGACAAAACACCACCCGATTAGCAAGAAGGTCAAAACCCTAGATAGGTGCAAACCCTAGAAGAAAGCTCGCGAAGGAAgcaagagaaaaatattcttttatatacaagtccttatttcttttattacgATCTTAACATGCAACCTTACCTTGGTACTTGGCACCAATCCCAAAACTGGAAGATATGAAAAAATCGGAGCTCCTAAATCAAATACTACAAAAGCTGGTAGAGAATGCACTTAGTAAGGTACCTATAACCACCTCACTGGCCTGTACTTAAGTCCTTGACAAAAATCTTTCCCTACGGGGGTCCACTCCTAACATTGGGACTCTTGCCACTACTTCCATTCTTTCTATTCCTATTACTTATCTAATTCCTTGATTACGATCTTCATAAGTCAATCAATTATAATCTAACTTTGTTCTCTCTTGTCTTAGTTAACGGCAAGAATTCTACGAAAATCCATTGATACGCAATCCCACTCCTCTTAAGAAAATCCAACGATTGAGCCCATCCTTAGGGTTCACTCTTATTAGCCTTAACCttttaacaatttaattaatcttcttatCACAAGCTCAGCCATCTCTTGTCCCATTATTACCACCAAAATTCCTCCCTTAGGTCTTTAAACAAGTTATCACCTTCAAGGTGTATCGACTAAGTCGTACGATGTCCATATTTCATAGTTCACTTCTTAATTTCCTCACACTTCATTGGATCAAATGACTTACTTAATGTATCTTCTCGTCTTCGTGCATCTTAAAGGTTCAAGTTCTTCCTTTTTACTCATCTTAGTCTTCATTACTTCTAAGTTCACATCTCCCAACTTGTCCTTTCTTTGTCATTTAAAATGTAGATGGAAAGACCTTCGCGTGGTACAGTCCTTGTGTTATACTTTTCCATACTCCACAATTTCCAAGTTTAACTTTTAACCTCCAAGTTTAACATATGAGCGtcttgatacactctcatttgtacctattttacttgtgtttttatgtaggttttatagttaattgtgtgataaaatgttgtatccaatgcttatttatttgtttttatatttaaaatggtataatgcttggtttagatctttttgatgtgtttagaagtgcattagaaccatttgggagcaaaagccaatccaaacgagccaaagagttgaaattcccgctaccatggcgacacctcggtaattggaccatatctcagcgtaggaatatccaaatgaggtgattcttgaaccattgaaaagaagacttcaagggctacaactcttatgaagacatcaaggcttgattcaaaagggaaaagggtcaaaatcaggacgcaagtcggaactgcgtcacaggaattttcgacgcgtcgaactcaaTTTTCCACCCGccgaaaatcccaaaaatgaggcagaatagccTCATTTTGGTGCTGtaaacattcgacgcgtcgagtgttgcattcgacgcgtcgaatgtcgcagatctgcgattccCAGCTTctaaaaattatcatttttgccCCTCTTTCTCCACTCACtataaaaacatcattttctcttcaaaccctacGTGTGGGCTGCTGGTTCTTgtcagaaaaagaggaaaaagaacaaggaaaagaagcttcatcatctccaaaagccaaagaagaaatcatcacaacttttgaaaaggagatcaaagaaaagagcttggaggcatcatttgggagaatatcttcctttctcttttctattttgaactttattgaatatttgttggatctattttagccatgttaggctaaactttcttttgggatttttgggtataaaagtgtttatgaacctatgtgcctagttcttattttgttttaatgaaatatctatttgggtttattgcttgtgttgcaattgtgatttatgttattgatacttgtaattagatgcatatgattgcttgtacccttgctagatttgtctatgaatcaaagagcacccgcaattgcacttgactattgtacctcgagagaggacaatttggttaagggatatattgtgaatagctcacgagagtgagtattccaattgtgaatagcccacgagagtgagtattccatttattgcttagtTCCGATTTTAGATTGTGagtagctcacgagagtgagtattccaattaccgtattttgggtttgagttacgagagtaacctttcccttttagatggcaattctccacacttgtttaacccaaataattatttcactttagattggcactaggtgattaaacacttcaactcccaaaaatcccgcttttacctctttgaatacaaaaacccgtttgccttgttttaattatcttgtttgcatattcatagataatcatccattgttaacgtaggaatagcttcttgcgaatataattagtaactagtgcttgataccccacttccctgtggttcgataaccccggaatactccgggtatttgtatgtggttttatgctacgaccACGTCTCTTCACCATCGACCCAGAAGCATCCACTTGGCATGATTTGACTCTTTCTTGGCGTGCCAGCATCCACTCTTATCGTTTCTTCAAGATTGAGGATCTTCAAGTCTTGGTCTTCGAGCTCCAATCACTTTCTTTATCTTGTATCTGACTTTAGTTGCTTGGAGATATACTTCAAATCTGGTGATTAGTGTAGATCTTGAAAAGAGGAACCGAGCGAGTGAAGATGTCAAATCCCTCGAATGTAGACTGCTACAGCTAACTCCGAGTCGCACGTAGAGCAGTCCTCTTCACTGAGTTGTCCAATTGTCCGATTG encodes:
- the LOC116029627 gene encoding uncharacterized protein LOC116029627 — its product is METSDIETLCADLTLADVDDEDMSMHVPNVTVGDSDDDVGYYAVGRLITDRNIKFPFFQDTMATVWRPTMGVTMRQLPTKRYLIRFYHEGDLNRVMNEGPWTYEQSLLVMRRLLPGDDPETVQLQHVEFWVQIHSLPVGFRSEVVVKAIGTFLGEWVRSDDRNFDGSMGTYYRVRVLIDVSKLLKKHMKMKRDSGTWAVVDFRFERLPTFCFLCGIIGHGDKYYVRALHGIDPNIEKPFGAYMRAGSRRTAPLAVNRFVAPESNVEKKTWTAPGADSVFMLAAVQVGASTSVTAPDKGKVPQVIHPLTNVVPTTHDADEGDITEFVVAEQKRKRVDTETPLTGASMSEMDIEIEVPKNGDGASSAQQARLEL